One Thermoanaerobacterales bacterium genomic window, GTGCCTCGGGCATGCCGACATGCTCGAGGGCGTGGGCGGCGGCGTGGGCCATGAGCATGGCCAGCGGGTCGGCCAGGCCGATGTCCTCGGAGGCGTGTACGATCAGCCGGCGGACGATGAAGCGCTGGTCTTCCCCGGCCTGGGTCATCCGGGCGTACCAGTACAGCGCGGCGTCGGGGTCGGATCCGCGGATGCTCTTGATGAAGGCCGAGATGACGTCGTAATGCTGGTCCCCGGCCTTGTCGTAGCGGATGGCGCGACGCTGAATCGAGTCCTCGGCGGCCTCCAGGGTGATCCGCCGCACCCCGTCCGCTCCCGGCGGGGTGGAGAGGACGGCCAGCTCGAGGGCGTTCAGGGCCGTACGGGCATCGCCGTTGGCCAAGTCGGCCAGGTGGGCGAGGGCCTCTTCTTCCACCTGGACCGCGAAGTGTCCGAGCCCCCGTTCCTTATCGCGCAACGCCCTCTCCAGGATCACCCGGATGTCTTTCTCCTCCAGGGCCCGCAGCTGAAAGATCCGGGAGCGGCTGAGCAGGGCGCCCGTCATCTCAAAGAAGGGGTTTTCGGTGGTGGCCCCGATGAAGATGATCGTCCCTTTCTCGACGGCCGGCAGCAGCACGTCCTGCTGGGACTTGTTGAAGGCGTGGCATTCATCGACGAAGACAATGGTGCGCTGATGGTAGAACTTGCGCCGGTCTTCGGCCTCCTGGATAATCTTGCGCAACTCCTTAACCCCTGCGGCCACGGCGCTTACCGGAACGAAGACGGCCTTCGTGGCGTTGGCGATGACGTATGCCAGGGTGGTTTTGCCGCTGCCCGGCGGACCGTAGAGGATAAGGGAGGTCAGCCGGTCGGTCTCGATCGCCCGGCGCAGGAGTCTGCCCGGGCCGAGGATGTGCTCCTGGCCGACGAACTCATCGAGGGTCCGGGGGCGCATACGGTCGGCCAGGGGTGTGCTCTCTTTGAGGCGGGGCTGGCGGTCGAAAAGGTCGCTCACGTCGCTTCCCTCCTCCCGGGTAAGATGAGTGTACCCAGGGGGCGTATTTTTTGCAAGAATTGGACGGGAGGCGCCCGGGAACAAAAGGGTTTTGGCATCCGGGGAGGTAAGTATTGCATTGCTAAGGGTGAAAGGCGGGCGGGGAGTCGTGAGGCTCGTCTCGTTAACCGGGCGGCGGGGGCTGGCCCTGCTGTGTCTCGTCCTTGCATTATGGCCCGGGCCGGGCCTGGCGGACCCCGCCGGCGTTCCGGGAGCGGATCAGCGCGGGCGGGACGCCGCATTGATGTCGGCCTATACCGCGCGGGAGAAGTCCCTGGCCTCCGAGTTGCTGGCCCTTGACCTGCAGCTGGACGACATGCGGGATGAGCAGCGCAGGTTGCAGGATCGCCTGGAAGCCCTGGAGAGGGATGCTGCGGCGGCGCAGGAAGAGCTGGCGGCGGCCGGGGAACGCCTGGCGGCGTCCAGGGCGCGGCTGGGAAGGTGGTTGCGCTACCTCTATGAAAACGGCCGGTTAACGTTGCTGGGCATCCTCCTCGACGCCTCCAGCTTCGGTGACCTGCTGCGCCGTTTAGAGTTGGTACGTTGGCTGGCCGTTTACGAGGCCGACCTGTTCCGCGATGTGCAGGCTCGCCGTGACGCCGTGACCGCAAACCTGGCGCGGGCCCGGACACTGGAGCGGGAAATCGGGCGGAAGGAGACGGCCCTGGCCGCCCGCATCGCCGAGACGGAGGAACTGCATCGTACGAAGACAGAGATGCTCAGCGCGCTGCGGGCCGAATCGGCCGACCTCGCCCGGCGGATCACGGCCCTGGAAGAACAATGGTACGCCTCGCTGACCCCCCTGCACAGCCTCCTGGGCCAGCTTGACCGGCTGTTTATCAAGGAGCTCCGGCCCGACCGGGTCTACTTCGCGGGCCGGAACGTGCGGTTGGAGGTCAGCGAGGCGACGATCAACGCCGCTCTTGGGCGGATGGATATCGGCGAGAGGTCGGCGCTGCGCATCCGGGTGGCCCCGGAGGGGATTACCATCGCCGGGGTGAGCGACGGAACAACATCGTTCAGCCTTACGGGAAGCCTGGTTCCCGACCGCGACGGGCGCTCCGTACGCTTTATGCCCGAATCCCTGACCCTTGACGGTACGCCGGTACAGCCGGAGGTGCTCCGCAAGATCGCCAGCGAAGGCGGCCTGTTCTTCGCCCTGGATCGGCATTTCTCCCTGTTCGCCGTACACTCCATCACGACGGCCGACGATAAGGTGACCATCGCCCTGGGCCCAAGGTGACGGGGCAGTTTAACGTCATGCCCGGGACCCCTTATGGCAACCGCTCTTGCAGTGGGTGCACTGCCTCAGCATCCAGCGCTTCCGCAGCATCCTCCCATACCCCCTCTCTTTGATAAAAACACGCTACATCCTCCATGTTTATGCAGGGCCGGACCCGCTGATGACGGCTAACCGGGGGCGAAGGCAGGGAAAATGTGTCGGCCGACGAATATCCGGCATAATGAACGGTGGAGGAATCCAAGTGGCGGAGAAAACAACGAAACCGGCTTACTCCCTGGACGAGTTCACCGAGCTGGCCGGCCGGCTGGTCGACATGGTTCCCGCGCGCTTTTGCCGTGACTTGAACGGAGGCTTCCTCATCCTGCCGGAAGCCAGGCCGGACGAGGAATTCTACATTATGGGCGAATACGTCGAGGACCCCGTGATGGGCTCATATATCGTCCTGCATTATGGCTCCTTTGTCGCGGTGTTGGAGGACGAGACCCGCGAGGTGTGGGAGGACGAGCTGTGGGAGACTATCCTGCACGAGTTACAGCACCATCTGGAGACGATGGCCGGGGTGGACGACCTGGCCCGTGCGGAACTGGCCGAACTGGCGCGCTGGCGCGAGGAGCAGGAACGCCAAGGCTGAGTTCCCGCTGCGTGCGTCGAGACCGAGAGCGGGAAGAGGCGAGGAGGTGTGGGTAATGTCCTGGTTTACAGGTTCTATGACGACCACCGGGCGGTGCATTTGCTTTAGGCGAAGCTCGAGGGCAGAAACAGACGTGCGGCGGATGGTCCAACGCGCCGAAGCCCGTTGAAATTCCTAGAGCATTTCCAGAAGCTCCCGCCGGTTGCGGATGACGATCCGCTGGCGGTCCAGCTCGATCAGGCCGGCCTGGCGCAGCTCGCTGAGCGTCCGGTTCACCGACTCCCGGGAGGCCCCCACCAGGTTCCCCAGTTCCTGGTTGGTCAGGTCAAGGTTGATGCGCGTCCCGCCGGCCTCGGGGACTCCGTAGTCCTCGGCCAGCATGAGGAGCCCCGTTATGACGCGGCGGGTGACGTCGTGCAGGGCCAGGCTCATCACCTTATCCTGCGCCTGCCGCAGCCGCCGGGCCATAATCTTCAGGAAGGCCAGAGCGAGCGAAGGCTGCTCCAGCGTCAGCCGGTCCAGGTCGCGGTTGGCGATCATCCCTACCACGGCGTCTTCAATGACCTCCGCGGTTGCAGGGTAGGGCCCGCCATCGAAGATGACCACCTCGGCGAAGACCTCTCCCGGGTTGACCAGGTGCAAGGTGTGCTCCCGGCCGTCGGCGGTCCGGCGCGTGAGCTTCACCCTTCCCCGGCGCAGCAGGAAAACGGCTTCTCCCGGCTCGCCCTCCAGGAAGATGATGTGCCCCTTGCGGTACGGCCGCTCACGGGTGAGAGAGGCGACGGCCGCCAGGGCCTCCGGCGGAAGGTCGGCGAAGAGCGGCACACGTTTGAGCTGGTTGGTGAGATCGTCTTTCTCGGTCAACGCTTCCCCCCGCCCTTCTCAGTTCCTTTGCTCCCTATTGTATCCCGCGGAACCATGATTTTATAGTAGTGGTAAATGGTAAAGCAATAGAAATTTCCCGGGGGGATCGGCATGCGTAGAGGCAGGATCGGGCTGAACTGATTATTATGCCGGCGGGCGGCCGGTCTTTGACGGCTACCGCCGCCGCTATACGGGGCTGATGGCCAAGGGAAACCCGGTTCTGCCGGTGCCCCTGGGCGGGTTTGCTCTGGCCGCCCTGGGGCTGGCGTTACACTACGGGTTCCGGGCCCGCCGTGCCCGGATGGTGAACGACCCGCCGGGCCTTTCCCCGCCGGACG contains:
- a CDS encoding Crp/Fnr family transcriptional regulator, with the translated sequence MTEKDDLTNQLKRVPLFADLPPEALAAVASLTRERPYRKGHIIFLEGEPGEAVFLLRRGRVKLTRRTADGREHTLHLVNPGEVFAEVVIFDGGPYPATAEVIEDAVVGMIANRDLDRLTLEQPSLALAFLKIMARRLRQAQDKVMSLALHDVTRRVITGLLMLAEDYGVPEAGGTRINLDLTNQELGNLVGASRESVNRTLSELRQAGLIELDRQRIVIRNRRELLEML
- a CDS encoding metallopeptidase family protein, which translates into the protein MAEKTTKPAYSLDEFTELAGRLVDMVPARFCRDLNGGFLILPEARPDEEFYIMGEYVEDPVMGSYIVLHYGSFVAVLEDETREVWEDELWETILHELQHHLETMAGVDDLARAELAELARWREEQERQG
- a CDS encoding AAA family ATPase; this translates as MSDLFDRQPRLKESTPLADRMRPRTLDEFVGQEHILGPGRLLRRAIETDRLTSLILYGPPGSGKTTLAYVIANATKAVFVPVSAVAAGVKELRKIIQEAEDRRKFYHQRTIVFVDECHAFNKSQQDVLLPAVEKGTIIFIGATTENPFFEMTGALLSRSRIFQLRALEEKDIRVILERALRDKERGLGHFAVQVEEEALAHLADLANGDARTALNALELAVLSTPPGADGVRRITLEAAEDSIQRRAIRYDKAGDQHYDVISAFIKSIRGSDPDAALYWYARMTQAGEDQRFIVRRLIVHASEDIGLADPLAMLMAHAAAHALEHVGMPEARIPIAQCIIYLATAPKSNSVVMAIDAAMHAAEETRAEPVPPHLRDTSYRGAKKLGHTGYKYPHEYPGHWVEQQYLPDNLAGRRFYVPSDQGREKGRWPRRPEGGTGPGERDES